In Citrus sinensis cultivar Valencia sweet orange chromosome 3, DVS_A1.0, whole genome shotgun sequence, the sequence CAGAACAAATATGAGATTCCAACACAAGATATTGGCGTTAATGTTGTTAAAAGAAACGTTTTATCCTGAAATTTTAAGCTATTAAATAATCTATTAGTAATTAAAGACAAGTCttgttattttcaataaacttACAATCGAAATATcttgaaaatttcattttatattgaagaattattaaatttcccAATATTTTAAAGCTAAGGGTCAAGATACTTCTTCAATAGTTTACGAAGGAAGAACGTTAAAGGACAAATTCGTAGGCTTTGTCCTTTCTCattaagtcaattaaatttgtttcgtttttcatttttaattcattttgattCTTGTTTCTTTCATTGTTTGAACTTCAATAATCAAGACCGTCTTGTCATTACCAGCGTCCTTCTGGGAAATCTACTTTTGGTGATAAACAGGTAGctgttgatataatttttttttttttttttttttgtttttggtacAAGCATTTCATGCTtgtatattattactattatttttttcccgaAATGATGAGCGCGAGCATGTAAAAGTTCTAAATGTTTTGATTCATAATAAATACAAGTTTCTTTCattggattttattatttgctaTTTGCTACTCTATCTATACATATgaattttgggaaaaaaaaaattatttgtatattttagaGATATATCAATTGAGGGATTGGGTTCTATTGGGAGATTGGAGTCATACGAGCTATTTAgttaaaactgaaaattttcttatgttgaaaataaattatttatattttcaatcttACTGACATCACATGGATAGGGAGGGGATTgagataatagtaaaaaaaagaaaaaagaaaaaaatgaggtCTACTGAATAAAGCTTGCAAATCTATACTTTTCAAAGATGAGACCTCTACCCTGTACCTAAAGAGGTATCTGCTCTCACTAATATTTGGGATATATACTCCAGTCTACATTACAATGTACTATAgtcttaaatgaaaaaaaaaatgtttggtaatttttttttttaaaatatttattttataagctTCTATGAGTTGAAAACAACCTTTAAGTAGGGgttactttttaaaaagaactttaaaaaaaataatccactaggaaattaataatatttttaaagtccATATTACGGccttaataatttaacaagaagaaaattatattttattgcaaCTACTACTAATCATGGtaaggaataaaaaaaaaaaaagacaacttAAACTAATGTCTATTtcgataattttataataaaaaatattttaatattaaaacttatGGAACACATATACTTTACTTTTAAAACCCATAATAATCTTAACAACATATTTTACCAAACGCTTAATCATTTTATCGTTGAGTAACTTATTTCAACACACGAAAAAGAAGCTAATTTCTAAAAGCCACAAGAATCTCGAAGTCTCCCTCGGTTTTGTATTATTGCTTGAGCATGTTTCATTCCGAGTGTGAGACGTCGAATATGAGTGAAATACTTTAATCACCAAAGCTTGTCCCGACAATCCAGCCGTGGGCCACGCCCGTCAGGGCAAATTGGTCAAGAACCGCCACCAGATATGTAATCAAATCTACATTACCGCATTATCAACCATCAAGCGCCAACCTAACTTCTGGAAATCACAAGATcaacaaataacaatattaaacaAACAATTCTTACGCTCCATAGAGAAAAGAACACCATGTTAATGTGACCAATCATGACCATTTTTTCTCTACAAAATAAACGTGAGCTTGGGGGAAACGAAGgaaagaatatatttttccaACCACACAGGGAATGGTTTAACACAAACGTTAAATAGGTCATTATCATGCTGCCATTTTGGCAAAAAAATGccagaagaaataaaatttatatgcaAAATTCAACTTCGTACAAACCTAACTCAATACGAAAAATCTCATAAATGGGTCTAATTTCAAGTTAATGTAACTTTGTCTAGTGGCTTGAGGTAATTggacttttgttttaaaggtCCAAGGAGGCATACGCAGccctaatatttaataaactatttattctATTCTTGATGAATGAAGTGGGCAACTTGCATTGCTAATTAGTCAAACTTGTAATGGCAGGCACTTTGGAGGATAAAGGCAACGCAAATCCATCAAATTCTCTTTCTCGATCTTCTAAATGATTAATAACGAAGCTAAGAACATATAATTCAAATCTAtagtcaaattaattaatcgaGATAATCTCGTGGGCAGCTTTGAGTTGATTAAAATCcttgcttaaaattttgagattacaAATTTCATTGCGCCTAATAGTTGACCGCAGCGAGTTATAAACTCGTTGACTTTGTAATTACACTTTTTTAATACAACATTAATGGACAAAAGAATCGTTACATCACTAaccaaatggaaaaaaaattaaaaaataaaataaagaggtTATGTGTCAGCATCCACATCAGTAGTTGAACCAATTCCCACTTGCAACCATGGAGATGAACCTCCACTTATGTTCATGTCCTTTATTTCACTTAACTTTGCTAACTTCACCTTACTGTCCGCTTCATCGTcgacattattattttggattgAAGTAgtacaattaatttcttgattgtgttgatgatgatcaatatctttttctttagcaTCAACGCCTATCCAAGGCTGTAAATAAATGTCTGTTGAAACTTCCATGCTGACATGTTCCCTTCGGCCTCCTCTAGCATGATCATCTTCGGGAGCTGGAAGATTAAGATCAAGTTTGAGATCAAGGGGGTCAGAGTCGTCGATGAATTTTGGTCTTTGCTGAATTTGTTCCCCGTGATCATGATGAAATTGCTGAAACTTAGGCAACGAAGACGCGTCGGGTGAATTTGAAGTGATCCAGTGACACCTTTTATGCCCACCTAAAGCTTGCCCCGACGAAAATACCCGATGACAAATTGAACATTCGTGTACTTTAGATTTCCTCTTTGAACTAGAAGCCAATGGAGCGTTATTGTTATTTGCGCCATGATCAAACTGCATAGCTGACGTTGATTTAGTTGGAAAAAACTCTTCGTGTGTGATCACATCATGATCTTCATCTGCTAAACTGTCATCCATGTGATCAAGCCTAGCCGCGAAACACCCTTTAACTTTCTTGTGACTAGCTCTATGTCCACCCAAGGCTTGATGAGAATTAAAAACTTTCTTGCATGCTTTACACTCAAACAAGCCTTTGTTTGCAACCCCTTTGGCCTTGTCCATTGAAATAGGGCCAATGAAATTCATTGAGTTTCTTCGCTCCTCTTCTTTACTGGCGGAAGCACAAGACTCCTCCGGCTCGGCGTCTAAAGGATCGACGGTTGCATTAGATAACATCATAAGACAATTAGCAAGATCTTCTTCTTCGCTCGACGGGCAATTACCCACTTTAGCTCTCAAAGACCTTTTCCTTTTAGACCAACCGCAACCTCTACGAGGCGTGCCATCCTCACCGTCTGATCCTGGTGACGAAACAAGAGACTCAGCATCCTCAGAGCTGCATTTACCATGTTCAAGAAAAGATTTCCAAGACAAAAACTCTTTGCCGCAATTCTCACAAACACGACAACTCTTTAGACGATTCGGATTCGCTCTCAACGCGTACATACGTTTGTTAGTAGGTGGCACATTGCCTCCGAGCTTGTCCTCCCAATCGCTAGCTTGATCGTCATCGTCAATATGACCGCTCTCGTCGCCTATTCCATGAGCCCTCATGTGACCGCCAAGTGCTCTGCCGCAACCAAATCCTTTCTTGCAAATTTTACAGTAGTGTTTAAAGTTTGATTGTTGATCAACAATTAAggccatgcatgcaaaaaagAAGTGAGCAATAATAAATAGTATATAAGAAAGGTGGGTGgggtaattaatttaaatttaaattggaaaagaTGGAAGAGAAAGGGCAGGAGTATGTTTGCTCTTGTAGTGAAACTTGTTGTCAGGTTGTATGGCTGAAGGAAGAATACTAGTCCTAGTTTTCAGTAAAAGTAATGGTTGGTTTTAATTTGTGGATGatgaaaagatagaaaaataagaagaatgaGGGAGTTGTGTGTAGTGTGATCTAGAGTGTGATGACAAGTGGTAGGAGGGTGagaggctttgagactttttcTACGGCTCTGCGTgtgatcattttcttatttctccccttttttgtgttttgatttgattttatcattaCATTAGATTAACGAATTGCGAGGGTATGTATATATGATGTGGTACTGGTGGCACCGTCCCGCCGGTCAAAGCAAAAACCAACGGATGTCCGTACAAACAGTGAGTGTGTGAGGGTTGTTAATGAGAGATAACATATTGTGAGTATGAGGGGAAACAATTGAGGGAAAAtagagagtgtgtgtgtgtgtgtttgtggtTCTAACTGCCACGTCCTATTTACGTATGCATATCGCTTCCATTCTAAGCCAAGAAAACTTAATTCATTTACCCATTGCTTCTCCTTCTCTGTCGGTTGGTTCTAGTTGCTTTTCCacacaaattttcttttttccttttttttttttttttcatttacattaattaatcacATCCATCcataacataataatatatcttaatcttttaattttctcaaggTATGATCAATTGATCATAGATATGTATGCCTTATAAGGCAAACACACATGATATTTCTCACGGTCAGCAGAGATATTAATTACACGCACAACAGCAATTAGCATTATCTCTTCAAATGTGGGCGGCCATGGTATGGAGAAGAAGTTGGAGGGCACTGTTTGAAGGAGTCAGTGAACTCACGGCAAAGCAAAAAGTGTTGTTTCAATCACCGTAGTgggtttttagttttttttaaatcaaacaaattatcatttgtttctttttgctttGATTCAAAGCAATTGAGATTGAGATCGAGAGCTGCGGCCAGCTCAGTTAAGTAGTTAAGAGCATGCTCAGTCATTACTCAGTGGAAAGCTCTCAGTCTACTCAACTGTAACTGATTTGCAAAAGCGATAGCAGACGCGTGATTGGGACTccccactttatttattgtaatattgagattaataataatcacctTGTGCTTATTACCTACTCCTTTCTGGTCTACCGCAgcaatattttctttactttattatgataaattttaagcCTTGTGCTTGTGCTCTCGCGTTGGATTGCAGGCTGTGCATTTCCAGGTGTAACGTTGCATTCCGTTGGTGTATCTTGTCTTGTCATTCAGAAGCTGCATTGTGATTATTGTTGCTTACTTACGATTTCTAGATCTAATCATAAATAAGCctcttaaaaaatatctaatcATATAGCTCTTAAAGCATTTTGATCACATGACTATCGAATTATATTTTGCTTCACTCCTctgcttgatttttttttttttttttttaatgctgtTTCCACTCGTGTGTGAGTGTTTCTTTCACTCCTCgacttgatttattttttttaccgTTGCTATTTTCGTAGTCTTTAGaatgattgaattttttttttataattattttattcctaTAATCAAGGAAAGAACATGAACTCTCAACCTTGGAGATGCCATCAACTCAATTAAAGAATTGATAGAGAAACTTTTTATTGATTATCTAACATAATATCCATTGATAGATTAAGAGTAAGTAAACCATTTTTATAGGAGTGAGGATATTTGAGCCCATCTAAATACTCCTAAGcatccattttttaaaaattaattttatcatcataatacccatttaataatttattaaaaaggaCATGGTAGgagtattaaataaaatatttatagttaCTTTCTACACATATCCCTACCAAAAGCTGACATATTCGTTCTTCTCTAACcctaattttttacaaaattaaatgtaatttatcataatataGACGCAAAACCACTCATTGAAAggaatttaaccaaaaaattagaacccaaaccataaaaataaaaagataatgcTTACTAATAAGTTTACTCCAttcagaagaaaaaaaaaaaaagagtgtttTACGTGCTTCAAggaactttttctttttttaaatcttggCCAACCGCTCAACAAGTAAATGGATTGCAATTCTTTGTAGTTTCtattatttctatatttttgttcttgatGTTATAACTGAATAAACAACAACATGAGACATGAGGTGAAACTCTATTTGCAATTCTTGTATTCTTTCGTGCTCCATGAATTGGTTTGATTTttggagaaaataaatattttatatgctTTTCGATATGCTTAATTCAATGCTAAATTGTTCTGTCACCACTGCATGTGCAGTTGAGTTCTTGCGGTTTCAATTAGGAGTGAGGGTCTatggagaaagagaaagagaaagcatGCGCGCGCCTTCttcctattttcttttttatttattaagaaaaggttatcataaaatttaagttaaacaAGGGTATGTTTGGGCTTGGGGGGTTTACAGCCcaaatgtttttgaattttattagtgATGGATGGGTTTAGTAAATAGATGGAGGGAGTGTTTTATTGCCTACTCATTTTTGAGACTTCgaacttaaaatttaagccTCGTTCAGAAGATTGTTTTCTGGGCTAGGGGGTTTGGGGGGTTTACAGCCCAAATGCTGTAACAGTCCGAAGTGATCCGAACCAAACAAGGGACTTAACGAAGCCCTGTTCACAGCTAAAACTCTGGGCTTATCTGGTTTGATATCGGCTGGAATCAAAACAGCCCATAATAAAACATGAGTCCGTTGGGCCACTTCTGTTCAcaatttatatacataaagTTAAAACCACTTACAGGCTActaacaataaaagaaaaagcgAATAAACAATGAGGAAAGATTGTGGCGTGTTGAATATGCAGTATTATTTGTTACTTATTAttcacaatttatttaataagctaACCAAATAGCTAGGATAGGGTTTAAAACTGACTAAGTGATCGATAAGTATATCCACAGGTCACCAACAATCAGGAATCACGTATTTCATTAGGAGAAATTAGAAGAGAAAGAATATTAAAGAGAGAATTCTTATCTTTAACACGAGTATATGATAAGAAATCATGGCCATTACcgcatttaaaaaatgaattttatatttataatgattgattatttacttttatgtcATCCACTCACTTAAAGCTAACCATTTTGTCACAAATTACATCTACCCagaaattacaattaatttttcacaaaactctcaaatatagaatttgataTTCGTAAAATGTTAGCCGAGGAGATGAAAGAAGAAACTTGACCTTAAAAATGACGTTTAACGTTTCCTTATTTCGTCTCTTTCTGCACACATGTAGTTTACGTCAAAAAGTTTTATGTACCCACTTCGTCAATAATGGACCCACATGAATTTTTGGTCCCACTAACTTCCATATATGCTGAATTGGGGAAaggttttcttattt encodes:
- the LOC102607020 gene encoding zinc finger protein ZAT1 translates to MALIVDQQSNFKHYCKICKKGFGCGRALGGHMRAHGIGDESGHIDDDDQASDWEDKLGGNVPPTNKRMYALRANPNRLKSCRVCENCGKEFLSWKSFLEHGKCSSEDAESLVSSPGSDGEDGTPRRGCGWSKRKRSLRAKVGNCPSSEEEDLANCLMMLSNATVDPLDAEPEESCASASKEEERRNSMNFIGPISMDKAKGVANKGLFECKACKKVFNSHQALGGHRASHKKVKGCFAARLDHMDDSLADEDHDVITHEEFFPTKSTSAMQFDHGANNNNAPLASSSKRKSKVHECSICHRVFSSGQALGGHKRCHWITSNSPDASSLPKFQQFHHDHGEQIQQRPKFIDDSDPLDLKLDLNLPAPEDDHARGGRREHVSMEVSTDIYLQPWIGVDAKEKDIDHHQHNQEINCTTSIQNNNVDDEADSKVKLAKLSEIKDMNISGGSSPWLQVGIGSTTDVDADT